TTCATATATGCTAGATGATCTTTGCTAGTTCCCTCTCCTTTCCTTTTATATTTTTCTAGTACATAAAAGACCACAACTATCAACAATAAAATTAATTGACTCAAGTTACTAAGCCATAAAGTACAAAGGAACAAGTCACAAAaacataataaaagtggcttagaGTTTCTGTCTTTTCTTTTTAATACCACCAtttatcttctaatgtatttctgGCAAATTATCTTCTTTTGAAAGCCTCAGAAATTTTTCCAAGCAACAAAAATTGTGCAATTTGGAACTTTTACAGATAAAAGTCATAAGCAAGTCTAACCTTGCACTGCATTAGAAACCAATCACATAACATTATTAAATATTGCCATTGTGTGATCCATCAGTGCCTGACATCCGGAAATTGCAGAAATCACCTGAGCATTTACGTTTCCAACTGTGTCATCCATGATTTCACATAACAAGTACAAGAATAAAACCTGTTGCATAATTGTTTGCTTGAGTTGATTGTTATATTTTTCAGCTCACTGGTGTCTCTCACTACCTCTCTGAGCATGTGTCTGCACACCTGAATGTTCCAGGATGGCAGGACCTATATATCTGCTTGTCATCTTATAGTAATCCTGATTATTTGCGTAACAGAATATGTTTGTATTTGCTTCTGTATGCTTCATGAATGACTGAGATAACCTGATCATTGGTTATTTACTGTTGAACTTTACAGTTTATGGATCATATTTTTAAACAATAGAGTTGGTCTGATGTTTACCAATTTAAATTGACTTTACCCTATTAATGCCTTTTGATCTGATTGCTTCTGTAGACTAACTTAGAAGAACATGCATGAAACTATAAACTATCTCTTGATAGAGCTTTCATGTTCAGGTGATCGAAGTTAAATCAGATGGTACAATGTCTACAAGAAAGATTAACAGACGACAATTGTTGAAATCAAGTGGTAGGTACTAAGAAACTCTGAAGTTCTGGAAATTTTCAAACTAGAATGTTTTGACTCATTTTACTTCTCCAAATAAGCAGCTAGTGCAGATGGTTCTGCCAATGGGTTTGGAGGGTCATTGTAGAGGTTATTTTCATGACTTGAACTATGCAACCTAGGTCATAAAAGTAGCAAACTTACTGTGGCATCAATGCTGGTAGAAATTAATATAGCAAAGCTATGGTTGCTTTACCACTTGGCAGTACTTCTAAGAATATTAAACTTCCAGATCTAGTTATGGATTCACAACATTTTTCTACTAATTTACTTGTATTCTTTAGCTCTGTTGGTAAGAACAAAAATCATTTTATTCCTTTTACCATATTGGACATTTAATGGAGAGCTACTCTACCTTCTAAAGTAGCAACCAGTTTCTCCAAAAGACAACCCACTGTGACATGTGGGTTTTTCCTTGTTTGCAGGACTAGACACTCTGCTGTAATTTCTAAGTTGTTGTGCCTAGATTGTTTGCAAGTTATGCATCACATGAAATCTTCTCTAACCTGGTTACCATACTTTGTGAAAACAGTTATGTAATTGTACCAGCTTGTGAAGTAGCTTGTGACAACACTTGTGTTATTTcattaatatatatcttttttttctcatgtagtcaTATTTACCTTGTTGAAATATTTCATTCTTAGGTCTTCGTCCCCGAGATATCAGGAGTGTCGACCCATCACTGTGGTTGATGAACTCAATGCCATCTTTGCTGGTAAATGAAGCAAATTGTGGTCCTATTAATTGATTTAAATTATAGATTTTAGTTTCTTATTTAAAGATATTGTGACTTTGTGGTTCAGTTTTCCTTCCTCCTTAGATCGCCCCatctttctccctctttttctctttgttccttctctccatctttcttcttcttttgttgaaCCATCGGATAAGAAGATTCCATGACAGAATCTAACATAATCATTCAGCTGATTTTGGTCTATTTTCAACCAATCCGATTGATCTTTCATTGGTTTTGAATGATAATTGAGAAACTGAGATTTCTCAGCTTAGGGTGGGCTGATACTGATCTTGTCCAGGTTGGTCAATCTAGATCAGGATCAGCCAATTTTAATAATTCCTTTGTGACTGTTAAATTAGCTAGAATTTTGATCAACATTTATTTAGTTCAATTGATTTAAACCAATTCCTAAAATCTCTAATTATAAGGTTGAGAGATCAGCCAAAATTTGTCCACCTTGGATGATACTGATACATACTGGGTGTCTCAAGTCAGATGATGCTAGAAACTATGAGAAAATGGAAGAAAGAGGCAGAGATGGAAAGAAATGAAAAAGTTATCAAAAGAGGTCACATAAGAATTAGTGGTTTCACATGAATATAGAATTCAACATAATCCTCTAAGTCCTATGAAATGTTGACTTCATTCCAAGAAACCTCTAATTCAGTTCTCAAAAGATCATGTAAGAAGCAAAGATTTCACATGAAAACATAattcataattattttaaaattcccTATAGGTAATATTGACTTTCCAATCCAGTAAAATCCTATTTTAATTGCTAAGGATAGTGTCTCCATCCAAGTTAATTCCTTGGAAGATACGCCTAACTTGTGTCCTCCAAAGCTTCCAACAGTTGAATCTGAATAAGCTAGGGTAACAAACACTGTTGCCTGTGTtatcttgatttataataaaactcATGATTAAACTCACTTTTTATTTATCACTCATGTACTATTTTTATGTAATTGTTAACACCTGAGCTTTTACATCGAAGATCTTTTCTCCTCTAATGGTATTCTTCAATCTACAATATCTATatgcatgaaaattattttatttctgctatcaaatttttaaaagATATCTGATGAATTTTTAGCTAAAGCAGTGGAATAATACTTATTCTGACCAGTTGTGCCCTGTGCATGATTGACAGATGATGCTATGAGAGTTGTTTATGGTTTCAATTAATCCAAACTTTGATGTAACATTATTGTCACTTGCTTAATTTATAATGTTTCGTAGCATATAATGTTTTTTGGTTGTTCTATGGTAGGTGCGAGATCAAGCTATATTACTAAATTTTGGTTCCTTACGAGCAATTGTTATGCATGAACATGTTCTTGTATTCAATTACAACAGGTGAAGCTTTTTAAGTGATAAGTTTGCTAGAATTCCTTATATATGGTCATACTCGATGTATTAATGGCATAGATTCTCTTGCACTTTGTAGAAAAGGAGGCAGAGCCTTCCTAAAGTCATTGTTACCTCGCTTAAATTCTAAAGATAGCAGTGGTGGACCTGCCATGCCTTTTGAGCTTGAGGTACTCTGCAGCCATTGTTTAAATATTGCATACCTGTTTTGTTAGAAGTTTGGTTCTGAAAGCATCTTAAGCATATGTTCTTAACTAAGTCTTAACAAATCCCCTATAAGTTGGTTTCCATGCGTTGGGTGTTTCTTTTGCACATACTGTTGGATAATTCTTCCATATTATATTCTTGGAGATTGATGTAATTTCAGACCTTAGTACATAACTATCATTAGTCAGATGATAATAATCACTTCCAGCTACTCAGCTATCAGCATAAGAGGCTTAACGTCATTCGATGATTTTATGGGTGCATCTTTGTTGTCTATCTTTTCACATGACCAAGAATATATAATTCCTGTATGTGTGATCCTTGCTATAGTGTTGACTTAATGGGCTGGGTTTTTCATAAAACCACCCATAATTTAATTAGTCAGATATCAGAGACTAAATATTTGCTTAAATCCTAAATGAATTCTGCTATTTATGGATGTGTACTCACTATACAAGAGGAATGTCTTCTAATATGTTACGTATATCTTGTGCTTATGTAGGTTGTTGAAGCTGCATTGCTTTCTCGAATAAACCGGCTGGAGCTTAAACTAATGGATGTTGAACCTCGTGTGAGTACAAAACCACTAAACATATTTTGTTCTATGAAGATTAGTTGGTCATAGAAAGGTTTCAAATCTCAATTGTATGGGTCAATACGAACTAATATTTATCAGTTTGATCAAGTAGACAAGTACCCGTATgtcagtgattgaaagaggcgctcgggcgcttgcctaggcgctcgggcgaggcgaggcgaggcccgagcgcctcgctaatgtcccaggcggcgcgcttcaaacaggcgccgcctgggcgtccgcccgagcccaggcgctgggcgcttcgggcgagcgcctgggtaaaccaagtgaccgaaccaggattttaggtctggttcggtcctggttcggttgttagttggttcaatcgaaccaactaaaccgatataacacttacccaaccctaacccgctgccgctcccgatctcgctgctcgtcgctgtcgctgctcgcgtctcccactgctcgcgcctcccgcaagccctccagctgctcacgcctcccgcgagccttcccgctgctcgcgactcccgcgagccctcccgctgctcgcgcctcccgttgctcgtgcctcccgcgagccctcccgttgctcgtgcctcccgctccctttccctttcccgctgccgctgtcaccGCTCGCAGCtgtttcctcgtttctccgtcaggctcagtatatagtatactcttaatattaagtttatttgaattttgaaatgattaattttcaatactgttaatagattaataatatattcttttgattttaatgttgttaacttttattttgatgtaaaattttattgttttgaattttgaaactttttgttaatgtgacattgtgattttgtatcttagattttcttaatttaatagcatatttttatttaaaattttaaataattatatttattaattatattatatatttttatattttagcgcctcgcttcgctcgggcgagcgcctagcgccttgggcgtttttggaccttggcgccttttggcgcctagcgctttttaaatcactgccatatgtaaacatgatattgctacAATaagtttcatttttctttttattttattcgaTGAAACCAGGTGGTACATATTAGTATATCATCCAATATATTGATATTGTTTGAGTTCAATAAATTACCAAAGCTGGGATCTGATTGAGATTTAAATCCATATTCATATttggatataaaaatatatccttttTCATTGATGTCGTATATTTTCAAGTTTGCATAGGACATTTGGAAAGTCTTTATTGCTTGTCCATTGAGTGAGGTCTCTAGTTTACATTATTCAACATCATCATATATGCCTTCAACTTTGTTTTTTTCTGTGCAAGCTTTTTGCAGTTATATACTTCATTCATAGGTAGAGATAGACCTAAGAAAACTTTATTAGAGTCTAAAGCAaagatttaaatttatttaatttaactAAAGATAATGCATTGTACAAGACTCAATGGTGATAAAGAATCCATGCAACTGATCCCAAATAATTGGGAGGATATGGCTTGTTCTTCTTGTATTTACATTGTTGGCTAACTAATATTACATTCAATCATAACATCaaataaatttcatagtgatattttatctaattacaaCTAAGTTGGTAACAACTAAGTAATTGCTAGATAAGTTTAGTAAAGATTCTCCCTGGATGTGCTTCACTCTAAGATGTTACTATGATTGTTATCTATCTGTTTATTCTCTGTATTCATGAAATGATTGTTATCTATCTGTTTATTTCTCTGTATTCACGAAATGATTGGTATCTATCTGTTTATTTCTCTGTATTCATGATATCTTGGATTTAGCTCTTGAAGAGGCACATACTTGGATTGGCATTGGAGTCCAACCTCCCATGTTATATCCATGAAATACTGTTTTAAGGATGAAGAGACATTATATTAATGTTTGTTAGTTTAGATAGTTCTTAAGGTTTTGGTTTTAAATCTCAGTCAAGTATCAATATCTATAATCTATTAGACCAATATGGTACCATTGTATTGGGTGGTATAGTGATCAATACTCTTCAATACCAgccataataataatactaaccaGTAGCAGACCATCTAGTTCGATACTAGTCTTTTTTTGAActtgtaaaaaaaaatatcattgaacTGAATTTGTAGCCTTGGTTCTGCTAGTTTGGTTTTTTACAATGCTCTGGAGTTGTTGGCTATCACATGATCCAATATGCAAATGAGGCATGCTGAAATACCTAACAGTTAGTGTTTCCTAGTCACTAGTTGAGGGAACTCAAGAGGAAAGTACAATGAAACTGTAGATTTCATTCCTAACTGTTGCTATTGCAAGATCTTATACCAAACAGTGGATCACTTGGCTTGCTTTGAATGCCAGGGGTAAGAGCTTGGTAAAACACCGAATACCAAAATCATGTATCCCACTGGCCCACAATAGGATATCCATTTACCTCTTATTTTAACCACAAAGATTAGAACACTTTTAGAACTTACTAATACATTATATAACTTGTGCTTACCAAGATATCTGTAGTTTGAGGAGATGATATCACCCATGCACATAGAGTAATCTTCGATTGTGATAGCCATTTCTATGCAAACTGGACTACTTTATTGGTTAGCAAGTTAGCCCATTGTTAAAGTTGATTATATAAACCTTAATTGTTTCTATCATCAACAAACCTCCTCCCATCAACCTAAAGAAAAATCTTCTATTATTGTGCATAACTTCTTTTATAATATGTAATCTTAGCTGAGCAGAGAGTACCATTTTGGTTCTAGGTGGTTGAATTACTCGAAGTTCTTCCCAATAGATTGACAGGTGATGTGCTGGAGCAGCTTCGTCTCAGTAAACAAACCCTGGCATGTTACACTACTCATCTAAACTTTTTTCATGTCTGATAAATATGTATAATTGTATCTTGATATATCCTCATTTGTGATGCATGGAAGGTTGAGTTGGGTTCACGAGCAGGAGAGCTGAAACAGATGCTTCTTGATCTGCTAGAGGATCCCCATGAAATTCGTCGCATATGTATATTGGGGCGAAATTGTAGAGTTCATCGAGGGAGCAGCGAAATGGAATGCTCCCTTCCCATGGACAAACAAATTGCTGAAGGTATcatcattttatctttttttttctccatttCTAGTTTGTAGCTTGTCATAACTCTTTTCAGACACCATAGCTGATAGCAGTACAGCTCTGCAAGGTTAATGTCATGTACTCAAAACCGAGTTATACTGTGCTTCAACATTTATCTAGCCTTTATGTTATTTGATTAATTCTAGGCACATATAGTTATCATAAGGCCACTTTTAATCTGCACGAAGTTTACCATGTGACTTATACACTAAATAGTGATAGTAGTAAAGTCCTTTGTTGTGTAAAATACTGTTCTAGGTGATGCATTTCTTCTCATGATACACATCCAGTTTAATGTCTTCCAGTGTATGTCTATCTTCTTGAGGTGATAATCACAATACTTTCAGATCTTTGTATGTCACTATTTTATCCTCTTGTATCTGTGTGCAATTATCTTTCATATGAATTTTGTATTATTTTCACAGTACATATATTTTCAACTGATATTCCTTCATGTTGTTTTGCAACAAAAATTCTTGtgcagaagaagaggaggaaattgAAATGCTTTTGGAGAATTATCTTCAGAGGTACAATAATTGGTGAATGAATACGCAGcatcaaaatgcttttcaaaagtaccataagaatgaaatatatttttttcttttgtaatacCATATGCATGCTTAAGAGTATTGTTTTAGAAAGAGAAATATAGAGTCAATCTCTGGCATGAGGATTGGTACTGATTTCATTGATTGAAGCATATTGTGCAGCACTCAAGTGTGCCAATGGGCACACATTGAAATATGCCATTTAAGATTGTCATGCTTCCAAATATGAAGCAACCATCCTTTGATATTCTATCCATACCCTGAATAAAGAAACCCTTGCGctgaaatttttatatatttctaaTTCTAGTTGGTActactttttatttctttttggcAAAGCTTAAGACAACACTTCCAAGAAGAGGGACTTGGTATGAAGAGCTTTAGCTGAGACCATTTTTTGCACTGAGCTTATTAATGCAAGAGGTGAAGTCATTTGTTTTTGGATAGGGTTCATATACTGAATAAAGAAACCCTTGCACTAAAATCTTTATATATTTCTAATTCCAGTTGGTACTACTTTTTAATTCTTTGTGTCAAAGCTTAAGACAACACTTTCAAGAAAGGGACTTGTTAATTGCTGAAGAGATTTAGATCTTTCTGTTCAAATAACAACTACAGTGAAACAGGTCAGGAACAACAACTCTCTTTATGGTAAACAGATCCATTTAGTTGTGGCTAGTTTTCCACTGAGCTTATTAATGCAAGAGCTCAGGTCCTTTGTTTTTAGGTTAGGGTTATGAGTATTTTTAATTAGGATTGAATTTACTTTAACCTTAGTTTGATTTGATTTTGGGTCTAAAGCATGATATAATGGGTTGATTGAGCCAAGTCAAGCTTGctttattgaatttttttttagttaGTCCAATTTTAAATGAAATTAGGTTTAGATTAGTTTTCAGTCTTTTGTTAACCTGATGGCCTAGttgtctcttctcttctccttccaTTGATACCCTTCTTCTAACATATCTGATTTCTGCAATCTGACCATCCAAATTACAATGTCTATCTGAATCCCCTTGTCCAGCTCATcttaatcaagcatgtttggcagAATTTAGTCTGTCATGGCATCATAATCTGTTGGGTAGTATAATAGTATGATTAACTGGTGCAGTTGTTATAGGCACCATCAGAGGAGCCCTCTGATCCCTGATGGCCAAGCCTTCTTCATAGTCTCCTTGTCCTTGCTAAGCTTTCCCATCTTCCCTCTAGCTCGCCAAACTCCTCTCTTGCCATCTCTCTTCACCTATTTGcatcattttcattgttaaagtgCTCCTCAGCCCCTTCCATTGTCAACCATAATACCATTGTACTTTGGCCTTCAGGTATGATATCCATCATATCCAATCCAGAGCCATTCTCcagtcttcctcttctcttctcttctcttttaaaTAAAAGTTTGTAAGTTATGGCTCTCTTCTTTTCTCGCAGGAGGAGCAGATGACTTGGTGCTTTAAATCCCCAATTAAGAACTTCAGTTTGGAGGCTTTTGTTATAATAACTATTCCAGTATTAGACCATTCTATTCATTTTCATTCGTATcttctatttctctctctctctctctctctctctctctctctctctctttgccataatctttttatttttaatacaGTTGGAATCTCGAGTATTTTTGGTACTGACTAAAGAGGAAGAGAAGTCTATATATGGGTTCACCATAAGTTGAAATCTGCAGAAGTTACTGCAACATAGATAGAGCAAGCAACAGAAGTTGAGCCGCATCTAGCACTTTCTTTTTGTCATATCAATCGAATTTTGTGATGCAAATAAGaccaaatatattatattatataatatgtaCCTGTTTCTATAATACGGCCCTTTAAGTAGGCCTAGTAGTTTAAATCTTATGCATTAAATTTGTAATTCCTTGATCTTTTGAAGATATAGCTGAACAATTAACATAGTTCAATAGATTTTTAAAGATttctataattttgaaataaatgaaTTGTATGCTTATTTTGCATCTTTCCTACTGAATGATTGGTAATCAAAAGTGGTCCCCAATACAAAAGCCAAAATAATCATATTCATAGTAATTGGTCATATGTTACTTGCAAATGCAGGTAGGTGTATGAGAAGTATTTGTTAAAAATAAATGCATAGCTTACAACATGTTCAGCTTATTTATCTTTCCTCAGATGTGAATCCTGCCATGGTCAAGCTGAGAGACTTCTTGATTCTGCCAAGGAAATGGAAGACTCGATTGCTGTGAACTTGAGGTCTccataattcttcttatcttacCATTTAGCATTGCCAAGTAGCATtaactactccctattttactgtCTTTGTTGAATCAACCAATTGCAGTGCTCTTCCATAATGTTTATTAGTTTATGATCTATGCTAAAGTTAAAAGAATAAACTAATCAAGGACAACCCACCTCAATCCACAATCATAACAGCTTCAATGACCAGTTACAGTCTTGTTTGTCATTGTCAATTCTTTTCTTATTTGCACCTCAGATATGGGCATAGCTTCCAACATCAGTTTGTCCTTTGCCTTTGCCAGGCTTTTCAAAGATTAGGTTAATTGTTTAGGTCTCATTTGACTCACCTTTACTAAAGCTTGCCCTGCATATGGTTCATATGACTGCAGCCACATTGTGAAAAAAAATCTTCATCTACTTGTCTTTGAGTTGTGTTCTATATATAGCTAAGTCCACACTGATATAAAAGGCTTAAACAATAACTCTGGTGATGCTAAGCTTTAAAAGGTGACATAAATCAATTAGACATCACTGATGGATAAATTCATCGTAAAAattgaaatgaatattaaaattAGGTGTATCAACATCAAGATAGCTTTCTAGTTGCCAATTTTAGTTGACTACTGTACCAAGTTTGCTTCCAGTTTCCCTGATCCAAAGGCTCTATCCACACAATGACCTATTAAATTAGCGGGGAAGCAAACTAAGTTTCCTTCTTCCCAATTTAGAATGACTTTTAGAACATGTTATATGCCTGCTAGCCACCCATCATAGTTTTCTTTTGCAGGAATAGATGTCCCAGTTGTTGCATCATAGGCTGTTTCTATACAGGAATGGATGACCCAGTTGTTCGATAGCTGGCCATACACTCTGTTCAGTGCTTAAATTCATATTCAATATTCaattatatattttgaatttttacCTTCTTGATGATAAAATACAAACAAATATTCAAATTCTGAAAATGATTAGAGAATTTCAAGGAATACTCAAGAAAATGATTCCTTCCAATtagatcatctttttttttttcccttaatgTCCATCCACAATTTTATGTATATATCTGGGGTCCTAAAAAATCAGAAACTAATAAATGACCCCTTGAAAGCATATCTGGTGCATGATGCTCTTAGATCTTATAATTTTGTGTTAATTAGTTAGTCCAATGGGTGGTTcgcttatataattttttaaccaACCTTCCTCACAAATCATTGTAATGGATCCTAAAGATGATAACAACCTAAATTTATTAGTTTACCTAGCCTTTTCTTTATAATATCTTATGCTGAATGTTCTTGTTTTAATACTTTATGTTTTTAAGAAGGTCAAATTTCATTGACTTATCATAAAGTGAATTCATAGCTCTCGCCGACTCGAAGTAAGCAGAGTGGAGCTGCTTCTCCAGGTCGGGACATTCTGTGTTGCAGTGGGTGCTTTAGTAGCAGGTATGACTTTTCTGGCATTTGTAACGTTGATTACTCTTTGGTACATTATCAAAATTGTATCTTATGAGATCTCAATGCATTCATCATTTTTTGTATTGAAAAACACATGATTCAATAACCAACAAGTTCATGGTCTTCTTCAAGTCTTGAAGAGTCATTCTCCAAATCATAGAACACTTTTTGAGTtttgtctctctctctttctctctctctctctcaaacgtAAATTGAAATTGTATTGACTGTTATCTGAAGAATCTAATTCCATATATTGTCTATGCATGACATTGCTGGTGTCACCTTTGTTTTAGCGTCACCTTATTGAGTAGATCTGCCAGAACAACTATAAGAATGCCATAAAGTACCCAACCAAATTGATTTTCATGTATTTTCTTGTTGACAATGTCATTCTTTCTCATGGTGTATTAGTTGTATATAATTGCATTTGCAGGAATATTCGGAATGAACCTGAGATCCTACCTCGAGGAGCACTCGGTACgactcccatcttttattttttgttttccaaGTGTTTTTATTGATCGGTTTCAAAAAACTCTATCCCCCGTGACGTATGAACTCGGTGCAGTATGCGTTTTGGTTGACCACAGCGGGGATTATAATCGGTGCAGTGGCTGCATTTTTTGTCGTGTACTCTTATCTGAAGACCAGAAGAGTACTGTAGGATGATGCATTTCTGATGAGCACATATGATTCTTCAGACATAATAATAAGAGAATGATTGATGCGTTTTCATGATGAGCAGCTCAACGTGGGAGGTGCATTGTCCATTAAAATTGATGCATCTCCTCATCATCAATTGAATGGATGTGTTCCGAGAGTTGCCCATCATTAATGACTCCGATCTGAATTCGACAAATTTTGTCTATCAGGTTGTCTGCCGGACGGAAAAGTTGAACATTGTGATCGGAGCAGTTACAGGCGTAGGCTTTTGTACTCACAATAATAAGAGTGTCTGTGTCATTTTGGCTTAGCGTCATGCATGCGTGTACTGCTATGGTTCCTAAGAGTTCGAGTGGTGGATATGGGAGGCATCGAACCATCCGATCTAAGATCATGCCATGTTATTGTCAATACGGAGATCTGACTCGACTTATTTGATTAGATAGGAATGCCAAGCTGCATACAAAGGAaggcttaaaaaaaatttatttatatctttataattatgaaagtaagatatttaatcttatttatcttaACGTTGTTGATTTTATTGATGGAAGACGTAATACATgcagaattattatttttattaatgaaaaaataattattttaagcaTTATCAGTGATGCCTTCATGTTATTAGGTAGGTTTGCCAACGATCGTCGTGATGCCTCATCGCCCTCCTCCGACAATAGCTCCATCTGCTCTCCTTGTTGGCACATGCACATCCTCCTATCCCTGTCGATCACGCACGTGTATTGGTACCTCGCTTTCACTAGCTTCCCCACTTCTAGGCAACCATGTCAAAGACCTCTGCGATTCGTAAGAACTGTGCTTATGTTATCGTGGGGAAGCCACCAAGGATGCAAAACATGTCGTGCGTGAACCCATAGCACTCGTCGTTCTCTCATGCCATGTCGGATAGGTGAACCCACACATCGACCATTGCGTCATAGGCTAGTGTGAACTGCAACACGTTCTTCTCTCGTCGTGCACACCAACCACAAACATCATCTAATGCTCCTCCAACCTAATGCATGCGAAGGAGCATCGCAGGCTAGGCATAGGGGGCCCACAACGTTAGACTTAGGACatcacatcatatatatatatatatatagacgtcATTGATGAAGGCCTAGGAATGACATTCCAATTCGTTGACCACCACTAGCTCCTTCCCAACGGTGACTAGCCGGTAGGAGAGCAGGAGGTCGAAGAACCGATGGCAAGCATCGTTGTTGCCCTCATCTAATCCCAATCGAGTGGAAGCTCATCTCTCCCTAACAACAACCCTCTCTATCCTTCCTTGTTTTCTATCTCTAGCTTTTCGAGTCAGCCACTAATGCTTGGATCTCACTGCCATCAATCCCTAATTGCCCCCATGACCTCCTGCTCTCTTGCATATTGGTCACCGTTGGGAGGGAGCTAATGGTGGTCTGTCGATTAGACTGCCACTCCTAGGCCTTC
This DNA window, taken from Musa acuminata AAA Group cultivar baxijiao chromosome BXJ3-7, Cavendish_Baxijiao_AAA, whole genome shotgun sequence, encodes the following:
- the LOC135642044 gene encoding magnesium transporter MRS2-A, chloroplastic-like; the encoded protein is MTSHSSSILVFLDLPQFLHQSHPAAFLRFPALSPLASSKSLRRAAGKLLSIDPVLSISRAAARSSPAEGGADGGALVDEGKKQEELIGADKSAFPPDGAGNGGSLLRRQKQQRNAASGDSVSLGIREPVYEVIEVKSDGTMSTRKINRRQLLKSSGLRPRDIRSVDPSLWLMNSMPSLLVRDQAILLNFGSLRAIVMHEHVLVFNYNRKGGRAFLKSLLPRLNSKDSSGGPAMPFELEVVEAALLSRINRLELKLMDVEPRVVELLEVLPNRLTGDVLEQLRLSKQTLVELGSRAGELKQMLLDLLEDPHEIRRICILGRNCRVHRGSSEMECSLPMDKQIAEEEEEEIEMLLENYLQRCESCHGQAERLLDSAKEMEDSIAVNLSSRRLEVSRVELLLQVGTFCVAVGALVAGIFGMNLRSYLEEHSYAFWLTTAGIIIGAVAAFFVVYSYLKTRRVL